The sequence below is a genomic window from Cobetia sp. cqz5-12.
GGCAAGGCGCCAGGCAACGCCTCGCTGGAGACATGATTTCGAAAACCGGCGTGATAATGACACTCAGCATTGCGCTCGCGCATGACGATTCATCTCCTTGTGGGCTCGCGGCTCCTGATGACCTGGGGCATTTACGGCACGACATGCCGTCACCGCTCCAATTGGTTACATATGAAACTATATAGACAACCCTATACCTTGGCAATCGCCTGATTGCTAGACTTTTGTCTTGTCTTCTATCGCAAGTGGTAACATCAGTAACATCATCCGTCTGAAATTTTTCAATCCGACGCCGTATGCCAACCCTCTCACCAAGTCAGGTAACTCTCGATGCAACGCACCGATGACACTCCCGAAGTTCACAATGCCCTTGACGGGAAAACCTCACAGGACCGCTCCCGTTGCGAGCTGGATCTTGACCAGTTTTTGCCCTATCGCCTCAACCGACTGGCCGAGCGTACCAGTGAGGCGATGTTCGCCCGCTATGGCGAGCGCTTCGCCATCAATGTCGCCGAGTGGCGTCTGTTGGCCTGGTTGAGCCGCGGCGTGCCGATGACCGCGCGAGAAGTCAGTCTGCGCACCCACATGGACAAGGTACGGGTCTCGCGCGCCGTCAAATCACTGGAAAGTCGCGAACTGATCCTGCGTCGTCCGAGCGAACAGGACCAGCGTGCGCAGTTGCTCGCCCTCACCGCTGAAGGTGAGGCCATGCTCGCCGAACTGATTCCCGAAGCGCGGCGTTTCGAGGATGAGCTGCTCGGGGCCGTCGACGCACGCCAATACCGTGATCTGCTGATCACCATGCAGACTCTTGAGCGACAACTGGATCAACTGCCGGGCAGCGACTGAGGCAGGCATGCAAGGGACTCGCAAGCAGGATGACAGAGGACTTCCTAGCCGCCATTTCGTGTGATGTATAAATATGGTATAGGTTGTGTATTGTTTTAATGGAGCCTTGCCAGCATGCATCGCAAACCGCACCTGCCCAGCAAGCTGTGTCAGACCTGCCAGCGTCCCTTCACGTGGCGCAAGAAGTGGCAGGACTGTTGGGACGACGTACGTCATTGCAGCCAGCGCTGTCGGCACAATGCACGCCAGCTGGCACGGGAGGCGCGCGATGACGTCCACTGACCCCTGGCTGGTATGGTTGAACGAGGACCTGCGCCTCGATGACAACCCGTTATGGCAAGCCGCACTCGAGGAGCGAGCCTCGCACCTGCTGGTCGTACATGTTCTGGCGGAAACGACCTTCCAGCCCTTCGGTAGCGTCAGCCCCGCGGCGCCATGCCTGCAGCCGCTAAGCACGGGACGGCAACATGCCCTGCTCGGGAGCCTGGAATCGCTGCGCACACGACTTCAAGCACTGGGCAGTGACCTGCTGATCCTCCACGGCGATGCGGCACAGCTGATTGGGCAGCTGGCAAGGCAATATGGCTGCCGAGGTGTCATCACGCGCCGCGCCACGGGAGTGGTGGAACAACGCCAGCAACACGCGGTGGCAAGCCAATGTCGCCTGCGGCAATTGAACAGTGGTTTGCTGCTGAACGAAGCCGAGCTGCCGGAACCGCTCGCCGCACTCCCCGAGAGTTTCAGTGCCTTCCGGCGCAAGCTGGAGAAGGCCCGTCCGAGCCTTCCCGACATGCCTGCCCCGCTAAAAGCGCCATCCCGGCTCCCCGGCTGGCCAGAGGCCGCCCCTCGTGGCTTTCAGGGCGCGGCCAGGCAACTGTTCGAGGCACGTCATTGGCAGGCCGACTCCCGCGGCGACTACACCTTTGCCCCCGGAGAGCCCGCCGGCCGACAACGACTGCAGGAGTACCTGACTCCAGCGCGAGCCGGACAGTACAAGACCACTCGCAATCGCCTCAGTGGGGGAGATTTCTCGACCCGCTTCTCCGTGTGGCTCGCACTGGGAAGTCTGTCGCCGCGACGGATACTGGACGCGTTGCACACCTTCCAGACCACACTGCCCGAGCACTGCAAGCATCCACAGGCCGCCTTCAAGGACAGCGACTGGATCCGCGTCGAGCTGATATGGCGCGAATATTTCCACTGGGATGCACGGCGGCTGGGCAGACACACCTTCATGGGCGAGTCCTCAAGCCACGATGCGGCCCAGTCGACCAGCCCTGTGCAAACGTCAGAAGCGCTTGAGCGCTGGCAGGCCGGAATGACCGGGGTACCGTGGGTGGATGCCGGCATGCGCGAACTGGCGGCCACCGGCTGGCTGAGCAACCGCATGCGCCAGAACGTGGCGAGCTTTCTGATCAAGGACCTTGGCGTGGACTGGCGCCAGGGAGCGGCCTGGTTCGAACATCAGCTCCTGGATCACGACGTCGCCTCCAACTGGGGCAACTGGCGCTATCTGGCGGGTATCGGACGTGATCCGCGCGGGGACCGCCATTTCAACATGATGAAACAGGCACGCCAGCATGATCCTCTCGGCCATTACGTCAGCCTCTGGATACCGGAGCTTGCGACACTGCCCGCCGGCATGCAGCGCCATGCGCCCTGGCTCGCCTGGCCAAACAACACTGGGCGCGATAGATCAACAGCTCACTACCCGCGCCAGCCTCTCACGCATATCGAGAGTTGGGAGACCCATCTGGCCGACATCACACCGACACGCGTGACGCCGTGGCTGAGTGGCTCCTTCGAGCGAGGCTGAGATCCATTGATTCAGGAAGAGAGCGCCACAAAGCGGGCATAATTCAGAGAAAACAGCACAGAGGCAACAACGAAGGGAATTCCATAGCGCCTTGGCGCTAACTGGCCGTCAGGGCTGCACTTTATGAGCCTTATTCACTATCATGGCCGCATTCCTCGCAGGAGTCGTCATGAATCAGCCGCTACCGCCACCACTGTCCACGCCGCACCGAAATCTCATTCGGCTGACCATCGCACGCGGCATCACCTGGACCGGCTTTCTCATCCTGATCATCTTCGGGATCGAGATCATCGGCTTTCAGCTCAACGTGCTGCCCGTCATCTCGATCATCATCGCGATGGGGCTGGTCAATGTCGCGACCTGGTGGCGTCTCGGGCAATCACATCCTGTCACCGACACCGAGAACCTGATTCACCTGCTGGTGGATATCGCCGGTCTGACAATGCTGTTCTTCCATACCGGTGGCTCCACCAA
It includes:
- a CDS encoding MarR family winged helix-turn-helix transcriptional regulator encodes the protein MQRTDDTPEVHNALDGKTSQDRSRCELDLDQFLPYRLNRLAERTSEAMFARYGERFAINVAEWRLLAWLSRGVPMTAREVSLRTHMDKVRVSRAVKSLESRELILRRPSEQDQRAQLLALTAEGEAMLAELIPEARRFEDELLGAVDARQYRDLLITMQTLERQLDQLPGSD
- a CDS encoding DUF2256 domain-containing protein; the encoded protein is MHRKPHLPSKLCQTCQRPFTWRKKWQDCWDDVRHCSQRCRHNARQLAREARDDVH
- a CDS encoding DASH family cryptochrome, encoding MTSTDPWLVWLNEDLRLDDNPLWQAALEERASHLLVVHVLAETTFQPFGSVSPAAPCLQPLSTGRQHALLGSLESLRTRLQALGSDLLILHGDAAQLIGQLARQYGCRGVITRRATGVVEQRQQHAVASQCRLRQLNSGLLLNEAELPEPLAALPESFSAFRRKLEKARPSLPDMPAPLKAPSRLPGWPEAAPRGFQGAARQLFEARHWQADSRGDYTFAPGEPAGRQRLQEYLTPARAGQYKTTRNRLSGGDFSTRFSVWLALGSLSPRRILDALHTFQTTLPEHCKHPQAAFKDSDWIRVELIWREYFHWDARRLGRHTFMGESSSHDAAQSTSPVQTSEALERWQAGMTGVPWVDAGMRELAATGWLSNRMRQNVASFLIKDLGVDWRQGAAWFEHQLLDHDVASNWGNWRYLAGIGRDPRGDRHFNMMKQARQHDPLGHYVSLWIPELATLPAGMQRHAPWLAWPNNTGRDRSTAHYPRQPLTHIESWETHLADITPTRVTPWLSGSFERG